TACCTGAAGATCAGCCTAGCCAAAGTATAAAACCGAGCGATACAGTAGTTACCAAGTATAGCCGGAAGTATAAGATAGAGCCTCAAACAACAACTTGGAAGTATAAACTGCAGTATCAAACTCAAGCTTCCAAGTATAGCTGGAAGTATAAAACCCAGCTCATACATTCCCTGCCGGGCCTCTCCACAACTATTTACAAGCAGTTTCAGTAAGTAGCAATGCTGCCGCAATTCCTTTTTAAGTGCACCCGGCGGCATACTTAATACCGACACATGATGAAGACGTTATATATCCTGCGCCATGCCAAATCGAGCTGGAAATTTGAAGGGCTCAGCGACCAGGACAGACCGTTGAATAAGCGGGGCCGCGAAGATGCGCAGCTCATGGGCCAGGAACTGGCTTCCCGCGGCCTCAAGCCCGACCTGATCCTGGCCAGCCCTGCCGTAAGAGCGCTTACCACGGCTACCCTGGTAGGCAAAGAGCTGGGCTACCAGCCGGAAGATATTGTACTGGATGAGCGGGTGTACGCCGCAGGCATCAAAGACCTGATGGAAGTGGTGCAGGAAACGCCCAAAGATGTGCAGTCGCTGCTGCTGGTGGGCCACAACGAGGGCATCTCCGACTTTGCCAACGAGCTCTCGCCGGAGAACCTGGCCCGGCTGCCCACTGCCGGCATCGTAGCCCTGCAGTTTGATTGCGATAACTGGACGGAAAT
This window of the Pontibacter liquoris genome carries:
- a CDS encoding SixA phosphatase family protein, whose protein sequence is MMKTLYILRHAKSSWKFEGLSDQDRPLNKRGREDAQLMGQELASRGLKPDLILASPAVRALTTATLVGKELGYQPEDIVLDERVYAAGIKDLMEVVQETPKDVQSLLLVGHNEGISDFANELSPENLARLPTAGIVALQFDCDNWTEISRDNADFLFFDFPKNYK